A genomic stretch from Leishmania donovani BPK282A1 complete genome, chromosome 36 includes:
- a CDS encoding elongation factor-2 kinase-like protein, giving the protein MALVKTKLAAAPQPSRTPTPGSSPKEWTPPTHTHESPEHLSTDEPDVLVPAHKYVYDVKTCAWKGVDTMLRVLHPNRGLSQGTMRVCFALEELDETGFSSRMVAKMFRHNISKVVESDYFNEGEAQCICGIFAEKFNRVQVPAGFQRHVVSFLQCETVRIKLSEVPEAYQHKRSGFFSYRTTDSADILFTMEPRLAGNFTKYTNNFGDVYDGFERRQSLEEEKKRHRVLMAVEAFSHFTLVESGGSMLVCDLQGVNDFLTDPQIHTEDGKGLGMGNMGQDGIRKWMEAHVCNEVCRAIMLEPLSKGLRNFTRTAENESRVSYYQILRAKLRSQTPVRPEDIIPLSKPLSLMSDDERLEYAMRLSALLSE; this is encoded by the coding sequence ATGGCGCTCGTGAAGACGAAgctggctgcagcgccacagcCGAGTCGCACGCCAACGCCGGGGTCTTCTCCCAAGGAGTGGACCCcgccaacacacacgcacgaaagCCCGGAGCACTTGTCCACGGACGAGCCAGAtgtgctggtgccggcgcacaaGTACGTTTACGATGTGAAGACGTGTGCGTGGAAGGGGGTGGACACGATGCTTCGCGTGCTACACCCGAATCGCGGTTTGAGCCAGGGAACGATGCGGGTGTGCTTTGCGTTGGAGGAGTTGGACGAGACCGGGTTCAGCTCGCGAATGGTGGCGAAGATGTTTCGCCATAATATTTCAAAGGTGGTGGAGAGCGACTACTTCAACGAAGGCGAGGCGCAGTGCATCTGCGGCATTTTCGCAGAGAAGTTCAACCGGGTGCAAGTGCCGGCGGGATTTCAGCGGCACGTCGTCTCGTTCCTGCAGTGCGAGACGGTGCGCATCAAGCTGAGCGAGGTGCCGGAGGCGTACCAGCACAAACGATCGGGCTTCTTCTCATACCGCACAACTGACTCTGCCGACATCCTCTTCACAATGGAGCCGCGCCTAGCAGGGAACTTCACCAAGTACACAAACAACTTTGGTGACGTGTACGATGGCTTTGAGAGGCGGCAGAGtttggaggaggagaagaagcggcatCGCGTACTCATGGCGGTAGAGGCCTTCTCGCATTTTACCCTGGTGGAAAGTGGCGGCTCGATGCTCGTGTGCGATCTGCAAGGCGTTAATGACTTCCTTACCGACCCGCAAATTCACACGGAGGACGGCAAGGGACTTGGCATGGGCAACATGGGGCAGGATGGTATCCGAAAGTGGATGGAGGCTCACGTGTGCAACGAGGTGTGCAGAGCAATAATGCTCGAACCGCTTTCCAAAGGCCTGAGAAACTTCACGCGAACGGCGGAGAATGAGAGTCGCGTAAGCTACTATCAGATTCTCCGAGCCAAGCTGCGCAGCCAGACCCCGGTGCGCCCCGAGGACATCATTCCGCTGTCAAAgccgctctctctcatgTCCGATGATGAGCGGTTGGAGTACGCCATGCGGCTCTCGGCTCTGTTGTCGGAGTGA
- a CDS encoding ABC1 protein, putative: MMRASQPCRDAPLCNIARGLQRIASAMLARTRGSEAGVVSGAASAASWTANSADGSVDPEVAQRYTSSSLTLPVDVAEDLSQPTTPKDMQYKRVPSSRVGRAAGFASLFMQLGWEKMAGSIPASGLLSERGHQHIVDTLCRMRGAVLKLGQMLSIQDESTIPPHVAALFERVRDQAFAMPPAQLHHTLAKEFGNANWRADLFDAFDDTPVAAASIGQVHRATLRPGAAGTDPTEPPVVVAVKVQYPGVAQSIDSDVANLKMLMSFGVLPPGMFVDKILQELRKELSAECRYTLEASKQMRYRDLVAADPALSSLFYVPKVYQAITTDQVLVSEYVRGVTIDQIGKRPDVPQELRNYIAENFMALTLKELFVWRFMQTDPNFSNFLYNAKDKRVYLLDFGASREYSREFVDDYLDVVTAAATKDCESIIAKSITLGFLTGQEVQEMLDAHCASVLLLGKPFQDRAHPFDFAAQSLPCLIQANVPTMVKLRLRPPPSPVYSLHRRLSGAILLATKFKATIQSGRLFWDIHDQLRK; this comes from the coding sequence ATGATGCGTGCATCTCAGCCATGTCGCGATGCCCCACTGTGCAATATCGCTCGCGGGCTGCAGCGCATTGCTTCGGCAATGCTCGCGAGAACTCGTGGGTCGGAGGCTGGCGTGGTCTCTGGTGCCGCGTCCGCTGCGTCATGGACAGCAAACTCGGCGGATGGATCAGTAGATCCTGAAGTTGCGCAGCGTTACACGTCTTCTTCCTTGACGCTGCCGGTGGATGTGGCAGAGGATTTGTCGCAGCCAACGACGCCCAAGGATATGCAGTACAAGCGTGTGCCGTCCTCGCGGGTTGGTCGCGCGGCAGGCTTTGCCTCGCTCTTCATGCAACTTGGCTGGGAGAAGATGGCCGGCAGTATTCCAGCGAGCGGGTTGCTCTCCGAGCGCGGCCATCAGCACATTGTCGACACTCTGTGTCGCATGCGGGGTGCCGTGCTGAAGCTGGGCCAGATGCTGAGTATCCAGGACGAGAGCACGATTCCACCTCACGTCGCGGCCCTCTTTGAACGGGTGCGCGATCAGGCGTTTGCGATGCCGCCCGCGCAGCTTCACCACACGCTTGCCAAGGAGTTCGGCAACGCAAACTGGCGCGCCGATCTGTTCGACGCCTTTGACGATACCCCCGTAGCAGCGGCGAGCATTGGCCAAGTGCATCGTGCAACCTTGAGGCCAGGAGCCGCGGGAACTGACCCGACAGAGCCCCCCGTAGTGGTCGCGGTAAAGGTGCAGTACCCAGGTGTGGCGCAAAGCATCGACTCGGATGTGGCGAACCTGAAGATGCTCATGTCTTTcggtgtgctgccgccgggTATGTTCGTGGACAAGATTCTGCAAGAGCTGCGCAAGGAGCTTAGCGCCGAATGTCGGTACACCCTGGAGGCATCGAAGCAGATGAGGTACCGCGACCTGGTCGCCGCTGACCCCGCTCTCTCAAGCCTCTTCTACGTCCCCAAAGTCTACCAAGCCATCACCACTGATCAGGTACTCGTCAGCGAGTATGTGCGCGGAGTCACAATCGACCAGATCGGCAAGCGGCCTGATGTTccgcaggagctgcgcaactACATTGCTGAGAACTTCATGGCGTTGACACTGAAAGAGTTGTTTGTGTGGCGGTTCATGCAGACGGATCCGAACTTCTCCAACTTTCTGTATAACGCAAAGGACAAGCGAGTGTATCTGCTTGACTTTGGCGCGTCTCGCGAGTATTCGAGAGAGTTCGTGGACGATTACCTCGATGTcgtcacggcagccgccaccaaAGATTGCGAGTCGATCATCGCGAAGAGCATCACGCTGGGCTTTCTCACGGGCCAGGAGGTGCAGGAGATGCTCGACGCGCACTGCGCCAGTGTGCTACTGCTGGGTAAGCCGTTCCAGGATCGAGCGCACCCCTTCGACTTTGCCGCCCAGAGCTTGCCGTGCCTCATTCAGGCAAATGTGCCGACTATGGTGAAGCTTCGCCTGcgcccaccaccgtcgccggtgtactcgctgcaccggcgcctcagcggcgccatccTCCTCGCGACCAAGTTCAAGGCGACCATTCAGAGCGGAAGGCTCTTCTGGGACATCCATGATCAGCTGCGGAAGTGA